From one Pseudoliparis swirei isolate HS2019 ecotype Mariana Trench chromosome 5, NWPU_hadal_v1, whole genome shotgun sequence genomic stretch:
- the scly gene encoding selenocysteine lyase isoform X1, whose protein sequence is MANQSDDVTSAMGHICSGPSFQHYSEMNLDRIYMDYNATTPLEPQVIQAISEALQDAWGNPSSNYIAGAKAKATINQSRENVARMVGGKAEDIIFTSGGTEANNMVLHTAVEHFRRSRVGHRNESSGLPHIITSNVEHDSVKLVAEHLQKEGVADVTYVPVSKTTARVEVEDIIAAVRPNTCLISIMLANNETGVIMQIPEISQRIKCLNKQQERLRILLHTDAAQALGKIRVDACELGVDYLTVVGHKFYGPRIGALFVNGPGTRTPLYPMLFGGGQERNFRPGTENTAMIAGLGKAAELVTSNLPDYESHMQSTKLYLEERLKAVFKDKLRFNSHYPGSDILPNTCNVSILGPTLQGWRVLSNCRRLLASVGAACHSDSGNRPSHILLSCGVPSEVAAGALRLSVGRATTKADVDAVVEDLKETVQQLEEMD, encoded by the exons ATGGCCAACCAGTCTGATGACGTCACCTCGGCAATGGGTCACATCTGCAGTGGCCCTTCCTTTCAACATTACTCAGAAATGAATCTCGACAG GATCTACATGGACTACAATGCCACCACTCCCCTGGAACCACAAGTGATCCAGGCCATTTCTGAAGCCCTTCAGGATGCCTGGGGAAACCCGAGTAGCAATTATATAGCAG GCGCTAAAGCCAAAGCAACAATAAATCAGTCCAGAGAGAATGTGGCGAGGATGGTTGGAGGCAAAGCAGAAGACATCATTTTCACGTCAGGTGGAACGGAG GCCAATAACATGGTGCTGCACACGGCTGTGGAGCACTTCAGGAGAAGCCGTGTGGGACACCGGAACGAAAGCAGTGGCCTTCCTCACATCATCACCTCCAATGTGGAGCACGACTCGGTCAAACTAGTCGCCGAGCACCTACAGAAAGAGGGCGTGGCAG ACGTGACATATGTGCCCGTGTCAAAGACGACAGCccgcgtggaggtggaggacatcATTGCTGCGGTGCGTCCCAACACTTGTCTTATCTCCATCATGCTGGCCAACAATGAGACAGGAGTCATCATG CAAATCCCGGAGATCTCTCAGAGAATAAAATGTctcaacaagcagcaggagcgGCTCAGGATCCTGCTCCACACCGATGCCGCTCAGGCTCTGGGGAAAATCAGAGTCGATGCCTGTGAGCTGGGGGTGGATTACCTCACAGTCGTGGGGCACAAG TTCTACGGCCCTCGGATCGGTGCTTTGTTTGTGAACGGTCCGGGAACGAGAACGCCGCTGTATCCGATGCTGtttggaggaggacaggagagaaactTCAGACCTGG CACAGAAAACACAGCAATGATTGCTGGTTTGGGAAAG GCTGCAGAGCTGGTGACCTCTAATCTGCCAGATTATGAGAGTCATATGCAAAGTACCAAACTTTACTTGGAGGAACGACTGAAG GCCGTCTTTAAAGACAAGCTCCGCTTCAACAGCCATTACCCCGGCTCCGATATCCTCCCGAACACATGTAACGTGTCCATCCTGGGCCCTACATTACAAG GCTGGAGGGTATTGTCCAACTGTAGAAGGCTGTTGGCCAGCGTTGGTGCCGCCTGCCACTCAGACAGTGGAAACAG GCCTTCGCACATCCTTCTGAGCTGTGGCGTCCCCTCAGAGGTGGCAGCTGGTGCCCTGCGGCTGAGCGTGGGCAGGGCGACTACCAAAGCTGACGTGGACGCAGTTGTGGAGGACCTAAAGGAGACCGTGCAGCAGCTGGAAGAAATGGACTGA
- the scly gene encoding selenocysteine lyase isoform X2, whose product MDYNATTPLEPQVIQAISEALQDAWGNPSSNYIAGAKAKATINQSRENVARMVGGKAEDIIFTSGGTEANNMVLHTAVEHFRRSRVGHRNESSGLPHIITSNVEHDSVKLVAEHLQKEGVADVTYVPVSKTTARVEVEDIIAAVRPNTCLISIMLANNETGVIMQIPEISQRIKCLNKQQERLRILLHTDAAQALGKIRVDACELGVDYLTVVGHKFYGPRIGALFVNGPGTRTPLYPMLFGGGQERNFRPGTENTAMIAGLGKAAELVTSNLPDYESHMQSTKLYLEERLKAVFKDKLRFNSHYPGSDILPNTCNVSILGPTLQGWRVLSNCRRLLASVGAACHSDSGNRPSHILLSCGVPSEVAAGALRLSVGRATTKADVDAVVEDLKETVQQLEEMD is encoded by the exons ATGGACTACAATGCCACCACTCCCCTGGAACCACAAGTGATCCAGGCCATTTCTGAAGCCCTTCAGGATGCCTGGGGAAACCCGAGTAGCAATTATATAGCAG GCGCTAAAGCCAAAGCAACAATAAATCAGTCCAGAGAGAATGTGGCGAGGATGGTTGGAGGCAAAGCAGAAGACATCATTTTCACGTCAGGTGGAACGGAG GCCAATAACATGGTGCTGCACACGGCTGTGGAGCACTTCAGGAGAAGCCGTGTGGGACACCGGAACGAAAGCAGTGGCCTTCCTCACATCATCACCTCCAATGTGGAGCACGACTCGGTCAAACTAGTCGCCGAGCACCTACAGAAAGAGGGCGTGGCAG ACGTGACATATGTGCCCGTGTCAAAGACGACAGCccgcgtggaggtggaggacatcATTGCTGCGGTGCGTCCCAACACTTGTCTTATCTCCATCATGCTGGCCAACAATGAGACAGGAGTCATCATG CAAATCCCGGAGATCTCTCAGAGAATAAAATGTctcaacaagcagcaggagcgGCTCAGGATCCTGCTCCACACCGATGCCGCTCAGGCTCTGGGGAAAATCAGAGTCGATGCCTGTGAGCTGGGGGTGGATTACCTCACAGTCGTGGGGCACAAG TTCTACGGCCCTCGGATCGGTGCTTTGTTTGTGAACGGTCCGGGAACGAGAACGCCGCTGTATCCGATGCTGtttggaggaggacaggagagaaactTCAGACCTGG CACAGAAAACACAGCAATGATTGCTGGTTTGGGAAAG GCTGCAGAGCTGGTGACCTCTAATCTGCCAGATTATGAGAGTCATATGCAAAGTACCAAACTTTACTTGGAGGAACGACTGAAG GCCGTCTTTAAAGACAAGCTCCGCTTCAACAGCCATTACCCCGGCTCCGATATCCTCCCGAACACATGTAACGTGTCCATCCTGGGCCCTACATTACAAG GCTGGAGGGTATTGTCCAACTGTAGAAGGCTGTTGGCCAGCGTTGGTGCCGCCTGCCACTCAGACAGTGGAAACAG GCCTTCGCACATCCTTCTGAGCTGTGGCGTCCCCTCAGAGGTGGCAGCTGGTGCCCTGCGGCTGAGCGTGGGCAGGGCGACTACCAAAGCTGACGTGGACGCAGTTGTGGAGGACCTAAAGGAGACCGTGCAGCAGCTGGAAGAAATGGACTGA